A window of Littorina saxatilis isolate snail1 linkage group LG7, US_GU_Lsax_2.0, whole genome shotgun sequence contains these coding sequences:
- the LOC138970148 gene encoding uncharacterized protein has translation MQQIPPIPANFEEVLIEGVWATTQRESRFLLEQDNFWQYRHGSQPCSSRTSNKLFEPLFTQSSSRLKSGAVTSRQERLAGPGFLRRLGRHWQDVQDLIKKVLALAFLPVALVRQNFQTLFTDPLTANLARQVAGLQVFLAYFRRNYIIPGNVAQPAEWNVYRRDVDTRSNNHVEAWNRRWNATVGRRHPNFWYFLTRVRQEEVLSRGAINAVARGEAPPARRLKYRRMETRIQRLKAEYHSGRRSLYRYWSACAHLVLH, from the exons ATGCAGCAAATACCGCCAATCCCAGCCAACTTTGAAGAAGTGCTGATCGAGGGCGTGTGGGCAACCACCCAACGAGAAAGCCGGTTCCTGCTTGAACAGGACAACTTCTGGCAATAC CGCCATGGCTCCCAACCCTGTTCATCACGGACTTCGAACAAGCTCTTCGAGCCGCTGTTCACACAGAGTTCCAGCAGGCTGAAGTCAGGAGCTGTTACTTCCAGGCAGGAGCGTTTAGCGGGCCCCGGCTTTCTTCGACGCCTTGGACGGCACTGGCAAGATGTCCAGGACTTGATCAAGAAGGTGCTTGCACTCGCTTTCTTGCCGGTCGCCCTAGTGCGTCAGAACTTCCAAACCCTCTTCACTGACCCTCTCACTGCAAATCTCGCCCGTCAAGTCGCGGGCCTTCAGGTCTTCCTGGCGTACTTCAGGAGAAACTATATCATACCAGGCAACGTCGCTCAGCCAGCTGAGTGGAACGTCTACCGTCGTGACGTCGACACTAGGTCCAACAACCACGTTGAAG CCTGGAACAGGCGCTGGAACGCGACTGTGGGACGGCGACATCCCAACTTCTGGTATTTTCTGACGAGAGTTCGTCAGGAAGAGGTTCTGTCCAGGGGTGCAATCAACGCTGTGGCCAGGGGAGAAGCGCCGCCTGCCCGTCGTCTCAagtacagaaggatggagactCGCATCCAGCGTCTCAAGGCAGAATATCACAGCGGCAGACGCAGCCTGTACAGGTATTGGTCAGCCTGCGCACACCTCGTTCTGCACTAA
- the LOC138970307 gene encoding uncharacterized protein, producing MAFVLMGDHQVGNYRAILQQLKGKIERLTRAPWLPTLFITDFEQALRAAVHTEFQQAEVRSCYFHLCSAVWKRARQERLAGPGFLRRLGRHWQDVQDLIKKVLALAFLPVALVRQNFQTLFTDPLTANLARQVAGLQVFLAYFRRNYIIPGNVAQPAEWNVYRRDVDTRSNNHVEAWNRRWNATVGRRHPNFWYFLTRVRQEEVLSRGAINAVARARMLMGEVRDNSRSFE from the exons ATGGCGTTTGTGCTGATGGGGGATCACCAAGTGGGGAACTACAGGGCGATCCTGCAGCAACTGAAGGGGAAGATTGAGCGGCTGACTCGAGCGCCATGGCTCCCAACCCTGTTCATCACGGACTTCGAACAAGCTCTTCGAGCCGCTGTTCACACAGAGTTCCAGCAGGCTGAAGTCAGGAGCTGTTACTTCCATTTGTGTTCAGCCGTCTGGAAACGCGCCAGGCAGGAGCGTTTAGCGGGCCCCGGCTTTCTGCGACGCCTTGGACGGCACTGGCAAGATGTCCAGGACTTGATCAAGAAGGTGCTTGCACTCGCTTTCTTGCCGGTCGCCCTAGTGCGTCAGAACTTCCAAACCCTCTTCACTGACCCTCTCACTGCAAATCTCGCCCGTCAAGTCGCGGGCCTTCAGGTCTTCCTGGCGTACTTCAGGAGAAACTATATCATACCAGGCAACGTCGCTCAGCCAGCTGAGTGGAACGTCTACCGTCGTGACGTCGACACTAGGTCCAACAACCACGTTGAAG CCTGGAACAGGCGCTGGAACGCGACTGTGGGACGGCGACATCCCAACTTCTGGTATTTTCTGACGAGAGTTCGTCAGGAAGAGGTTCTGTCCAGGGGTGCAATCAACGCTGTggccagggcccgtatgcttatgggagaagttcgcgacaactcccgaagttttgagtga